The following are encoded together in the Thiobacillus sp. SCUT-2 genome:
- a CDS encoding thioredoxin family protein, which produces MNWIRMLFAACCLWATAALADPPPGYPFVSFDAGLKAARASGKPIFLYFGRYGCAWCDHTNKTTFSDPALKKLYVDHYELVYVDAESGKRLTLPSGERITEAELGARLQAFATPLFVYLTPQGDKIMQIPGFKTVQDFRDYDRYVHGGYYKQKTLLQFLDGKS; this is translated from the coding sequence ATGAACTGGATCCGGATGCTGTTCGCGGCATGTTGCCTGTGGGCGACGGCGGCACTGGCCGACCCGCCGCCGGGCTATCCCTTCGTGAGCTTCGACGCCGGCCTCAAGGCCGCGCGCGCCAGCGGCAAGCCGATCTTCCTCTATTTCGGGCGCTACGGCTGCGCCTGGTGCGACCATACCAACAAGACGACGTTCTCCGATCCGGCGCTGAAGAAGCTCTACGTCGACCACTACGAGCTGGTCTACGTCGACGCCGAATCGGGCAAGCGGCTGACGTTGCCGTCCGGCGAGCGCATCACCGAGGCCGAGCTCGGCGCACGCCTGCAGGCCTTCGCGACGCCGCTGTTCGTCTACCTGACGCCGCAGGGCGACAAGATCATGCAGATCCCCGGCTTCAAGACGGTGCAGGACTTCCGCGACTACGACCGCTACGTGCACGGCGGCTACTACAAGCAGAAGACGCTGCTTCAATTCCTGGACGGCAAGTCGTGA